Below is a genomic region from Isosphaeraceae bacterium EP7.
ACCGCGCTGGCCTTCAGCCCGGACGGCCAGATCCTGGCGGTCTCCGGATACCGCGAGGTCCTGATCCACAAAGCGGACGGTTCGGGCATGCTGCACCGGCTCGTCGGCCAGGCCCAGCGCATCGAAGGCCTGACCTTCAGCCCCGACGCCAAGACCCTGGCCGTCGTCGGCGGTTCCCCGGGTCGGTTCGGCGAGGTCCAGTTCTGGGACCCCCAGACCGCCACCCTGAAGTCGGCCATCCGGTCCACCTATGACACGCTCTACGGCGGCGCCTACAGCCCCGACGGCAAGCGGTTCGCGTTCGGCTGCGCCGACAACTCGACCCGGCTTGTGGCCGTCGCCGACGGCAAGGAGACGCTGCGGGTGGACCACCACTCCGACTGGGTCTTCGGCACCACCTTCTCCCAGAACGGCAAGCACCTGATCACCCTGGGCCGCGACGGCGCCATCAAGCTGACCGAGACCGACACCGGCAGCTTCATCGACGACATCGGCAAGAACTACGGCGAGCTGAAGGTGCTGGCCCGCAACCCGAAGGCCGATCAGGTGGCCATCGGCGGCGACGAACGCGTCCCCCGGCTCTACCAGATCTTCCGCACGCATGCCCGCGACATGAACTATACCGACTTCAACCTCTTGAAGGCGTTCGAGACGCAGCCCGGCCCGATCTCGGCCATCGCGATCAGCCCCGACGGCAAGGCCCTGGCCGTCGGAAGCATCGGCGGCGAGGCCCGCCTGTACAATAATGCCGACGCCGCACGCATCCAGACCTTCAAGGGGCACCGCGGCGGCATCTATGCCATCGCGTTCAGCCCCGACGGCAAGCGGGTGGCCACCGGCGGATTCGACGGCACCGTGCGGCTCTTCGACGTGGCCAACGGCTCGCTCATCCGCGAATTCGTCCCGGTCCCCATCGATGCGCCCGCGGTCGCACTGAAGGTCGGCGAATGACCAACACGCGACGACCCGCACGCCCCCGACTGAAGACCAACGAGAGGCTGGAGACGCCCCCCGAACGAACGACCGGCGGCCCCCCTTCGACGGACGACGCGGGCCGCCCCCGCCAGGCGCCGATGACCATGCTCCGACGACCCGCCCGCATCCCCGCCGCCGCCCTGCTGCTGCTGTTGTTGACGGCCCAAGCCGAGCCCGCCCGGGCGGCCGCGCCCTCGCTGACTTCGATGGCCCCGCGCGGCCTCGAGCGGGGCAAGACCGTCGCGTTCACCCTGAACGGGGACGGGATCGGCGGCGCCGGGGTCGAGGTCCGAACCAGCCTGCCCGGCACGCTCGGGCCGGTCGAGGTCGTCGGGCCCAACCAGATCAAGGTCTCGGCCACCGTCCCCGGCGACGCACCGGTCGGCTTCTACACCGTCCAGGCACGCACCGCCGACGGCCTGACGGCGCCGCTGACGCTGGCCGTGGGCGACCTGCCCGAGGTGGCCGAGGCCGAGCCCAATGACATTCCGGGCTCCGCGCAGGCGCTCACCCTGCCGGCGACGGTGCAGGGGGCCTGCGCCGGCACCGACCGCGACTTCGTCAAGTTCGCCGCCAAGAAGGGGCAGGCCATCGTCCTGGAGGTCGAGGCCCGCCGGCTCGGCTCGGGGCTCGACTCGGCCATCACCGTGACCGACGCCGCCGGGCTCACGCTGTCGATGGACACCGACTCGGTCCCCGTCGGCGGCGACACCCGGCTCGTCTTCGTCCCGCCGGCCGATGGCACGTATCTGGCCGTGCTCAACGACATCAAGTTTGGCGGGGCCAACGACCCGTTCTATCGCTGGAAGATCGGCAATTACGCCGCGGCCGACGCGGTCTATCCCCTGGGTTGGCGACGCGGCGAGTGGGTCGAGGCCCAGTGGCTCGGGGGCAGCCTCCCCAGCCCGCTCCGTCTGAAGGTGCAGGCCCCGGCCGACACCGAGGTCACCTCGTCTCCGTTGACGCTTCCCGCCTCCGGGCCGATGGGCGCCTCGCCCCTGCGGATGGTCGTCTCCGACTTGCCCGAACGCCTCGAACCCGACGCCAAGGGGCCGCACGCGCTGGCCGTCGGCACGGTGATGAACGGCCGGATCGCCGCGGCCGGCGAGACCGACGCCTATTTCATCCCCGTGAAGCCCGGTCAGGTGCTCACGCTGGGGATCGAGGCCTCCCGCCTCGGCTCCAGGCTCGACGCCGTGCTCGTCGCCCGCAAGCCCGACGGCTCGGTGCTGGCCCAGTCCGACGAGGGCGGTATGGACCCGAGCCTGGCCCTGACGATCCCCGAAGGGGTGAGCGAGATCAACGTGTCGGTCACCGACCTGCTCGGCCGCGGTGGCCCTTCGTTCGCCTATCGCCTGCTGGCCAGGCCCGCCACGCCCGACTTCGAGTTGCGCGTGAATGTGCCCGCGATCAACATCCCCAAGGGGTCGCCGGTCGTCATCCCCGTGCAGGTGGTCCGCCGCGGCTTCAATGACGCGATCCAGCTGAGCGTCTCGGGCGACCTGGCCGCGTCGGGTGTCGTCGCCACGGGTGGCCTGATCCCCGCGGGCGCCTCCGAGGGGTCGATCCTGCTGTCGGCGGCACCGGACACCGAGCCGAAGGCCCTGGCCCTGGAACTTTGGGGGACCGCCGGGTCCGCCTCGCAGCCGATCCGCCGTCGGGCCCGATCCACGACCGACGGCACCCCCGGCGGGCCCCAGAAGCCGTTCCTCCTGGCCGCCGCGGTGGGAACCGGGCCGACGATCACGCTGGCCGCTTCGGCCCCGTCGATCGTCTTCGTCCACGGTCAGAAGTCGCGGGTCGTCGTCTCCGCCAAGCGTCCGGCCGGCAACAAGGAGCCGATCGCCCTCAGCGTGACCGGGCTCCCCGCGCAGGTCACCGGCGGCACGGCCACGATCGGCCCCGACCAGACGGAAGCGACCCTTGAGTTCGACGTCGCCGCCGTGGCACCCGTTGTCGACGCCTCCGTCGGCCTGGTGGCCAAATACAAGGCGGGCGGCCGCGACGAGACGGTGACGCTCGCCCCGCTGTCCGGCCGCGTGGTCCGGCCCTACTCGGTCGAGGTGCTCACCCCCGAGGTCAAGGCCGCGCCCGGCTCGCGGGCGGCCATCGCCCTGATCGTGCGCCGGGTGCCCCCCTTCGACGGCCCGGTCCACCTGAGCGTCGAGGGGAGCGTGCCGCCGCAGGTCATCATCCTGCCCGTGGTGGTCCCCGCCGGGCAGGCGCTGGCGCAGGTCGAGGTAACCGTCGGGCCTGCCGCTCCGGCGGGGTCGCTCGATCTGCTCGTCCGGGCCGCGGCCGACATGCCGGGTCGCAAGCAGACCAAGGATTACCAGATTCCCGACGTCCCAGTGCGCATCACCGTGACGCCCCCCCCCGCAGTACCCGTTGCGGCCCAATAACATTCATCGAGCCGTGCCGGGCAAGCCGACGACTCATCGACTGATGACCCCGCCGAGGAACGACCCATGAGCCCCAAGACGATCGCCACGCTGCTGGCCTTGGGCCTGCCCCTCGGGCCGGTCGCCGCCCGCGCTGCCGACACCCCTCCGCCGGTCCCCGCCTCGATCGAGGTGATGCCGGCGTCCCTGGAACTCGACGGCCCGCGCGACGCCAGGCGCGTCGTGGTCACGGGCGTCCTGGCCGACGGCCGACGCGTCGACCTCTCGGGCCAGGCCACCTACTCGGTCGCCACCGACGGCCTGGCCGTCGACCCTTCGGGCTTCATCCACGGCCTGAAGGACGGCCCGCACACCGTCAAGGTGGCCGCCGCCGGCAAGACGTTCGACCTGCCCGTCTCGGTCCGGGACGCGGGCAAGCCCCGCCCCGTCAGCTTCGTCCGCGACGTCGAGCCCATCCTCGCCCGCGCCGGCTGCAACGCGGGGACCTGCCACGGGTCGGCCAAGGGAAAGAAGGGATTCAAGCTCAGCCTGCGGGGGTACGACCCGGATTATGACTACGCGCAGCTGGTTGAAGACCTCGCCGGCCGTCGGTTCAACCGGTCCGACCCCGACCAGAGCCTGATGCTCTTGAAGCCCACCACGGGCGTCCCCCACGAGGGGGGCAACGTGATCACCGTCGGCGACCCGTCCTACCAGATCCTCCGCGACTGGATCGCCCAGGGGGCCCCCTCCGACGTCACCACCACGGCACGCGTCGCCTCGCTTGAGGTGCTGCCCAAGATCATCGAGCTGGCCGTCGAGGGCGAGCCGCAGCAGCTCGTGGTGTTGGCCCGCTACCCCGACGGGACGAGCCGCGACGTCACGCTCGACGCCATCTATTCCAGCAGCGTGCCCGACGTGGCGCTCGTCGATGCCAAGGGCAAGGTCGAGTCCGTCCGCCGCGGCGAGGCGGCCATCCTCATCCGCTACGAGGGGGCCTACGCGGTCGACAACGTCACCGTCATGGGCGACCGATCCGGGTTCGCCTGGAAGGACCTGCCCGAGCTCAACGCGGTCGACAGGCTGGTCGACGCCAAGCTGAAGAAGATGAAGATCCAGCCGTCGCCGGCCTGCACCGACGCCGAATTCCTCCGCCGCGTGAGCTTCGATCTGACCGGCCTGCCGCCGTCGTCCGAGACGGTCAAGGCGTTCCTGGCCGACCCCTCCGACAGCCAGGCCAAGCGACTCAAGGTGGTCGACCAGCTCATCGACAGCCCCGAGTTCGTCGCCCACTGGACGCACAAGTGGGCCGACCTCCTCCAGGTCAACCGCAAGTTCCTGGGCGACAAGGGGACCTGGGCCTTCGTCCGCTGGATCGAGTCGGCCGTCTCCCGCAACATGCCCTACGACCAGATGGTGCGCGAGGTGATCGCCGCCCGCGGCAGCTCGTATGACACCCCGGCGGTCAACTACTACCGCACCTCGAAAGAGCCGAGCGTGGCGCTCGAGAACGCCACGCAGCTCTTCCTGGGCGTGCGGTTCTCGTGCAACAAGTGCCACGACCACCCGTTCGAGAAGTGGACCCAGAACCAGTATTACGGCATGGCCGCCTACTGGGGCCAGGTCGGCACCAAGCCTGGCGCCCGCGAGGGGGAGCAGGTCATCTTCGACCGCCAGGCCGGCGAGGTCACCCACCCCAAGGACGGCCGGGTCATGGCCCCGACGTTCCCCTATGAGCATGCCGGCAAGATTCGCAAGACGTCGCGCCGCCAGGAGCTGGCCGACTGGATGACGGCGGCCGAGAACCCCTTCTTCGCCCGCTCGATCGTCAACCGCGTCTGGAGCTACTTCCTGGGCAAGGGGATCATCGAGCCGGTCGACGACATCCGCTCGTCCAACCCGCCGACCAACCCCGAGCTGCTCGACTACCTGGAGAAGGAGTTCATCGCCGGCGGCTTCGACCTCCGCAAGCTGATGCGCACCATCGCCGGCTCGCGCACCTACCAGGCGTCGATCGAGACGAATGACTTCAACCGCGACGACACGATCAACTTCTCGCACGCCACCCCCAGGCGCCTGACCGCCGAGCAGCTCCTGGATGCGATCGACATCGCCGCCGGCCGGACCCCCAAGTTCGACGGCGTGCCGACCGGCTTCCGTGCCAACCAGCTGCCCGACTCGCAGGTGTCGCAGGGCGGATTCCTCGACCTCTTCGGCAGGCCCGCCCGCGAGAGCCCCTGCGAGTGCGAGCGATCCAGCGAGGTCAGCCTGGCCCAGGCACTTAACCTGGTCAACGGCCCGACCATCGCCGATGCCCTGGTCGACCCCGACGGCCGGATCGCCCGGCTCATGAAGACGAAGCCCGACGATGATACGATCGTCCTCGAGATGTACCTTGCCGTCCTCTCGAGGCAGCCCGACGACGCCGAGTTGACCAAGGCCCGGACCTATTTGGCCGGCGTCGCCGACAAGGCCGAGGGGGCGCAAGACCTCCTCTGGGCCCTCATCAATAGCCCCGCATTCCTGTTCAATCGCTGAGACGTGTCGACGGACAGACCTTGAATCGACGGAGGATGGACCGATGATCTCGATCCCAGGACCCGCGGCACGCCTCTGCGACGGACCCAGTCGGCGCGACTTGCTCAGGATCGGCGGGGCCGGCCTCCTCGGCCTGTCCTTGCCCGAAGTCCTACGCCTTCAGGCCCACGCCGCCGAGGCCAACGCCGGCGGCACCGTGGCGGGCCGCGGCCTGCCGGGGTTCGGCAAGGCCAAGAACGTCATCCTCCTGTTCCTTCAGGGTGGCCCCAGCCACATCGACCTGTGGGACCCCAAGCCCGACGCCCCCGAGAACGTCCGGGGGCTCTTCAAGCCGATCGAGACGAAGACGCCGGGCCTCCTCTTCGGCGAGCACATGCCCAAGCTCGCCGGGGTCACCGACAAGCTGACCATGGTCCGCTCGGTCAGCTATACCCCCGTCGGCCTGTTCAACCACACGGCCGCGATGTACCAGATGCTGACCGGGTATACGCCCGATAAGGTCAGCCCGTCGGGGCAGCTCGACCCCCCCAGCCCGGCCGACTATCCCAACGTCGGGTCGAACGTCATCAAGCTCAGGCCGTCGTCCGAGGCCATGCTCCCGTTCGTCATGCTCCCC
It encodes:
- a CDS encoding c-type cytochrome domain-containing protein, with the translated sequence MSRLDRLRPGAWASRAAPGFALAAAFVSIAAAQAEEPVSFSKQVMPVLQRRCQGCHQPGKPNGKLDLTSYEALKKGGDAGAGFLPSKPEASPLVENVVGKTPDMPPNATPLAAEEVALISRWVAQGAVDDTPPAARDTIDSAHPPHYITPPLITALAFSPDGQILAVSGYREVLIHKADGSGMLHRLVGQAQRIEGLTFSPDAKTLAVVGGSPGRFGEVQFWDPQTATLKSAIRSTYDTLYGGAYSPDGKRFAFGCADNSTRLVAVADGKETLRVDHHSDWVFGTTFSQNGKHLITLGRDGAIKLTETDTGSFIDDIGKNYGELKVLARNPKADQVAIGGDERVPRLYQIFRTHARDMNYTDFNLLKAFETQPGPISAIAISPDGKALAVGSIGGEARLYNNADAARIQTFKGHRGGIYAIAFSPDGKRVATGGFDGTVRLFDVANGSLIREFVPVPIDAPAVALKVGE
- a CDS encoding DUF1553 domain-containing protein, with the translated sequence MSPKTIATLLALGLPLGPVAARAADTPPPVPASIEVMPASLELDGPRDARRVVVTGVLADGRRVDLSGQATYSVATDGLAVDPSGFIHGLKDGPHTVKVAAAGKTFDLPVSVRDAGKPRPVSFVRDVEPILARAGCNAGTCHGSAKGKKGFKLSLRGYDPDYDYAQLVEDLAGRRFNRSDPDQSLMLLKPTTGVPHEGGNVITVGDPSYQILRDWIAQGAPSDVTTTARVASLEVLPKIIELAVEGEPQQLVVLARYPDGTSRDVTLDAIYSSSVPDVALVDAKGKVESVRRGEAAILIRYEGAYAVDNVTVMGDRSGFAWKDLPELNAVDRLVDAKLKKMKIQPSPACTDAEFLRRVSFDLTGLPPSSETVKAFLADPSDSQAKRLKVVDQLIDSPEFVAHWTHKWADLLQVNRKFLGDKGTWAFVRWIESAVSRNMPYDQMVREVIAARGSSYDTPAVNYYRTSKEPSVALENATQLFLGVRFSCNKCHDHPFEKWTQNQYYGMAAYWGQVGTKPGAREGEQVIFDRQAGEVTHPKDGRVMAPTFPYEHAGKIRKTSRRQELADWMTAAENPFFARSIVNRVWSYFLGKGIIEPVDDIRSSNPPTNPELLDYLEKEFIAGGFDLRKLMRTIAGSRTYQASIETNDFNRDDTINFSHATPRRLTAEQLLDAIDIAAGRTPKFDGVPTGFRANQLPDSQVSQGGFLDLFGRPARESPCECERSSEVSLAQALNLVNGPTIADALVDPDGRIARLMKTKPDDDTIVLEMYLAVLSRQPDDAELTKARTYLAGVADKAEGAQDLLWALINSPAFLFNR
- a CDS encoding PPC domain-containing protein → MTNTRRPARPRLKTNERLETPPERTTGGPPSTDDAGRPRQAPMTMLRRPARIPAAALLLLLLTAQAEPARAAAPSLTSMAPRGLERGKTVAFTLNGDGIGGAGVEVRTSLPGTLGPVEVVGPNQIKVSATVPGDAPVGFYTVQARTADGLTAPLTLAVGDLPEVAEAEPNDIPGSAQALTLPATVQGACAGTDRDFVKFAAKKGQAIVLEVEARRLGSGLDSAITVTDAAGLTLSMDTDSVPVGGDTRLVFVPPADGTYLAVLNDIKFGGANDPFYRWKIGNYAAADAVYPLGWRRGEWVEAQWLGGSLPSPLRLKVQAPADTEVTSSPLTLPASGPMGASPLRMVVSDLPERLEPDAKGPHALAVGTVMNGRIAAAGETDAYFIPVKPGQVLTLGIEASRLGSRLDAVLVARKPDGSVLAQSDEGGMDPSLALTIPEGVSEINVSVTDLLGRGGPSFAYRLLARPATPDFELRVNVPAINIPKGSPVVIPVQVVRRGFNDAIQLSVSGDLAASGVVATGGLIPAGASEGSILLSAAPDTEPKALALELWGTAGSASQPIRRRARSTTDGTPGGPQKPFLLAAAVGTGPTITLAASAPSIVFVHGQKSRVVVSAKRPAGNKEPIALSVTGLPAQVTGGTATIGPDQTEATLEFDVAAVAPVVDASVGLVAKYKAGGRDETVTLAPLSGRVVRPYSVEVLTPEVKAAPGSRAAIALIVRRVPPFDGPVHLSVEGSVPPQVIILPVVVPAGQALAQVEVTVGPAAPAGSLDLLVRAAADMPGRKQTKDYQIPDVPVRITVTPPPAVPVAAQ